The following are encoded in a window of Panthera leo isolate Ple1 chromosome B2, P.leo_Ple1_pat1.1, whole genome shotgun sequence genomic DNA:
- the ZNF391 gene encoding zinc finger protein 391: MEGFRGKTAQGRTNEEACKSGGRLSRQTKCPVRKTSSFGKTAIRKVSVTLKEIFTRERGPESSEFSPSSEVNTQQKTPEGARSPISRKHLEDNSDLIKHHKLFPQKKPCKCSECGKAFSYQSDLTVHIRTHGGEKPFECHECGKTFSRSTHLLEHQRTHTGEKPYECGECGTAFSRSTHLSLHRRIHTGEKPYECGACGKAFSRSTNLGQHQRTHTQERPYECNECGKAFGDRSTVIQHQRIHTGENPYACRECGRAFGWISSLVEHQRTHTGDNPYARSSCGKVFSRSSSLSEHQRIHTGEKPHECGQCGKGFGRSSSLIMHQRTHTREKPYKCNDCGKAFSQSSTLIRHQQLHAKG; encoded by the coding sequence ATGGAAGGTTTCAGAGGGAAGACTGCCCAAGGTCGTACGAATGAAGAAGCCTGTAAAAGTGGGGGCCGGCTGTCAAGGCAGACAAAATGTCCCGTACGGAAGACATCTTCTTTTGGGAAAACAGCGATCAGAAAAGTGTCAGTGACCCTCAAGGAAATTTTCACGAGGGAGAGAGGTCCCGAATCTAGTGAATTTAGCCCAAGCTCAGAAGTTAATACCCAGCAGAAAACTCCAGAGGGAGCTAGATCCCCCATATCTAGGAAACACTTGGAAGACAATTCAGACTTAATTAAACACCACAAACTCTTCCCACAGAAGAAACCCTGTAAATGCAGTGAATGTGGCAAAGCCTTCAGTTACCAGTCAGACCTTACGGTCCACATTAGAACTCATGGTGGAGAAAAGCCTTTTGAATGCCACGAGTGTGGGAAAACCTTCAGCCGAAGCACACACCTTCTCGaacatcagagaactcacactggagagaagccgTATGAATGCGGTGAGTGTGGAACGGCTTTCAGCCGGAGTACTCACCTTAGTCTACACCGGAGGATCCACACGGGAGAGAAACCGTACGAATGCGGTGCGTGCGGAAAAGCCTTTAGCCGAAGCACTAACCTCGGTCAGCATCAGCGAACTCACACCCAAGAAAGACCTTACGAATGTAACGAGTGCGGGAAAGCCTTCGGTGACCGGTCAACCGTAATTCAGCATCAGCGCATACACACCGGCGAGAACCCATACGCGTGTCGCGAATGCGGGAGAGCTTTCGGCTGGATCTCCTCCCTCGTTGAGCACCAGAGGACGCACACCGGGGACAACCCCTACGCGCGCAGCAGCTGCGGGAAGGTGTTCAGCAGAAGCTCGTCCCTTAGCGAACACCAGAGGATCCACACCGGAGAAAAGCCCCATGAGTGTGGACAGTGCGGGAAGGGCTTCGGTCGGAGCTCCTCCCTCATCATGCACCAGAGGACTCACACGAGAGAGAAGCCGTACAAATGTAACgactgtgggaaagccttcagtcaGAGTTCAACTCTCATCAGACATCAGCAGCTTCACGCGAAAGGGTAA